The DNA region gccgttaTTACTAAGCCCGCTACCGAAGAAGAGATATCTATCGTTATGGAAGATATCTCTAACGAGCCTAGTCCGATAGAATTAataccgccgccgccgccgcccgtaAGACTAAAGTAAGCTTCGATAAGCGCTACCGAAGCTATCTTAAACGACGATAGCGTAGCTAGCGAGATTAAGGGAAAAAAGGCCTCGAAGAGATATATATAGCGGCCCGagataataatattattCCTTAAGTTCTTATATAAGGCTTAAAATAAGGGTAGGCTCGAGTTAAAtaaagctatatatataaagtcGATAATAGAGAcaattatattattacttaaggaCCGTTTTTTATCGCTATACTTAAATTAGACCGTTAAGAGACTATATAACTATTATAATAACCTTTAGAAGAAATATCGCTATTTCTTATAGATAAGAGACTTTTATAGTataggctatatatataataaagagATAAGTATATTTAAGgctataaataaataataggctaaatataattaaagattTAAAGAAAAGGGgtattaattatatatagtTAGCTTGCCTTAAGTAAgtctatataatattattttcCTATTAAATACGTttattattagctatattattaaagtcgataataataaagggATTAAGGTAATTAATCTTAATAGCTTCTTATAAATAAAGGAGGCCTAAGAGACTATTAAAGAAGCTAAAGCTAATAATAAAGCTAAAGATAAAGATAAAGTTAAAGATAAAGgtatatagctattaatattaaCGCTAATATTAAAGGCATTAATAATAACGCTAGCTATATAAGGTATTTTAGTTActtctttattatttaattaataagtaataaagTAAACTATAAGctctatattattattatagtagTTAAGGAAGAAGTAAATAGTCgataataatattataggctTATTAGATTTAGTCTTTATATCTCTTTATAATTTAGTATTATTATAaactttatttataatattaaattataaGCTTAGCGCTAATAATATCGAGAAGGCTTTAAGGGATTATAAAAGTTAGTTTAAGTaactatagctatattaacTTATTAAgtttattattactataataAAGAAATATTAGGTAATTATATAAAATAGCGCTAGCGATAATAAGGTATTAAAGAAGGTATAccttaatagctaaataagGCTATTTATTAAAGGcattaataaagctattaatataagcgttaataaagctattaatataggcGTTAAAAGGGTAGGCCTTATTAACGATAAAGATAATAACTTTTTTATATAAGCGGCTAGCTAGTTAGCCTTATAGGCTAAATAGctatttaaatatatataaagtatGCCTTTTTACtcctttataatataatatattatagctatattttTAACCTTTTAACCTCTCTATTCtttattaaagctattattaaatatatcTTTACTTTCTATTATATCTATAAGGtatactttatatatatctTAGTTATCCTTTACGATAATATTATAAAACTCCTTTATTATCTCGCTAGCTAGCTAAATTACTTTCTTATATAATTAATCGAGATCTTCCTTTAACTTAgccttaaataatatatcGATATTACTATTAAGCTAGATAAAGTTCTAAAGgcctattataatatatataatctTTATTTAGCTATAGAAATAGTATTCTATTAAGTTATACTTTACGATCTTAAACTTCTTTTTTAGCTAATTAAAAACCTACTTTATAATAACTTAAAgctttatataataaagatTAAAAAGCTCTTTAGCTTTAATAAgcttatttaatatatatcttTAATTATCGAGATAATAATAAACGCTAACTAAAGGTATAAGGATTCCTTTAGATATAAGGAAGCCTTAATCGCTAAGATAATAATAGTTCGTTAATACTTTAAAGCTTATATTTATCGTAAtttataaaagtattatattatttatattactTTTTACGTTAATAAGAACGTATATAAAGAGCctattaagtattatagtaATAAGTATATTTTACGTTAAGttacctttataattataaaacTAGCATTAATAAGTCTTTAATATTTAAGCTATAATTAAGGTCTTATTAATAACGCTAATATAGttaataaaggtataataTTTTATAGACTTAGCGATACTTAAAaatataaagctatttaaaGGCTAATAaataaaggtaatatatAACTTCTATATAGGATTTAAGACTACTTAAAAgataattaatataatacttttattaatattaaataaggTTATTACGGACCGTTAAACTTAcctatagctatatatataaaagaaGAATATAACCTTTATCTTTAAGGACTAATATCGTAACTACTTTAGGTTTATATTTACCTTTAGCTAGCTATAGAGCTTATAGAAGGTCTCTTTATCTATTTAAAATAGGCTAAAGAAAGCTAACTTTAGACCTTTAAGTAAATTATTAACCTTTATAAAAGTAGCTTTAAGTCTATTAGCGTTAATAACTTTACGAGCCTTATATAAGATATAAGACCtttaaattaatatattatataacgTTATAACGAGGCTATTAACTAAGGCTATAATAATAGTATTTAACGTaagctattaataaaggaaTAAAAATTACTATTACCGTAATTATTATAGTTAAAAAgatatctttatatataattatagcgCGATAAGTAAGACGATTTAAGCCGTTAAGGCTActctcttatatatatataaaatatatatagtatagaGGAACGCGCCGATAGGGGTTATTATAAAGGGTTAATTAAGAAACTATACCTTTAAAGCGCGGGTTTCTTTATAGCACTATAATAATTACCTTATAGCTTAAAAAGGTATAGATACTAAGAAAATGCGTCCTTTTAGGTATAGCGGTAGAAGATATATCGCGACGTCTATATAACTTAAGACCCCTGCCGTTCCCTTCGTCTAACCTAATTTTCTATTGCCGGAAGAGGATAAGAGGCATTTTTCATTTTATCTGCGTCCTTAAAAACCTACTTTTGCCACCTCTATTATGCTAATAGAGgcttgccgagcagggcctaAGCCTTCCGAAGCCAGCGAATTAATACGTAGGAGTGCAGTGTGTCAAGACGTCGCATAAAGTACATTGCTCGCGAGTGAAATATTCCAGGATCCTGTATGGCAGACTTTATCTTTAGTTAAGCAAGGACTCGCTCAATCGGCACGGTGTATGTAGCAATAGCAAGAAGAGCGCATAACACCTTTGGGCTCCTGCGTCGGTAAGCCAGAGGCTAGGAGCAGCAGAGAGCTCTGGCACGATCTCCCCCTACGTTGTTCCCAACATCCTGGACAACCACCTCAGCACCGACCCTTGCCTCACCTTATTAacgcgcgcctcctcgcttCAACTCACCTACGGCGTGCCTGTTCATGCCAATGTGTAGAATCAAATATCCGCCGCTCACTCCTCGCATGACACCTCAGGAATAGTAGCATCGCCGCGACAGCAGACACCCAATGGCGCCGGTGCGGGCCAACAGCGGCTCAggcagccggccagccgccccGACGTCGTCCCTTGGCCGGATATGGAGGGTCAGTTGAGATTCTCTGCCTCTCTGTATTGCCTTGCCGGGTGGCATTGACTGACGATGGATGCGCGTTGCAGAACACTCATGCGCCCGACTACGTTGGCTTCCTCGTCTTGCTCGCGGCCTGGATCGTGGTAAGCCTCACTCCCTTCTATGCCACCTCCGCTGCGGCCTCGTCTgacgtacatacatacagaTCGTCAGTCTCGTCACGCCGTTCCACCGCATGTTTTTCATCAACGATCTCACCATCTCGTACCCGCACGCCGAACATGAGCGCGTCTCCGTCCGTACGTTCCGCTCCGCCCATGCTCCTCCTTTCCACGCTTCTCTTCGCGTCACCCAGAGAGCATGCTCACTCACAGACTCGTCTCCCATCTAGCCATGAACTTTGTCTACGCCCTCTTCGTACCCCTGGGCGTCCTCATCGCCTTCAAcatcgcccgccgcagcccctTCGCCAAGCACGAGGCCACCTACCTCCCCTTCCTCATCAGCATCACCCTCACCTCCGTCCTCACCGACATCGTCAAGAACGCCGTGGGCCGCCCCCGGCCCGAcctcctcgctcgctgcGCCCCAGCCCCTGGCACCAAGCCCGACGTGCTCGTCACTATCGACGTCTGCACCGCCACCccgcgcgacggccatgcCCTGCAGGACGGCTGGCGCTCCTTCCCCTCGGGTCACTCGTCATTTTCCTTTGCCGGGCTCGGCTTCCTgagcctcttcctcgccggccaacTGCGCGTGTTTCGTTACGCTGCGGGTGGCCGCGACCTCAGCCGGGCGCTGCTCTGCCTGACTccccttgtcggcgccgcatTGATTGCCATCTCCCGCTGCGAGGACTACCGCCACGATGTCTACGACGTGTGCGTCGGGTCCGCCCTCGGCATGGCGGTAGCTTATTGGAGCTACAGACGGCATTGGCCGCggctgtcggcggccacgtGCGATGAGCCGtatccgccgccgagcgcagAAACCCGGTCGCCGGCGTGGCATCGCGTTcgcgatgaggaggagggcgtcgacgtagGCCACGATTATGAACTGGAACATGTCCCATCCGCGAGAGGCTGATATTGCAGCAGGGTCTCCGATGATAGAAGGGCTCGGATAGGGAGCGGTATTCTGGCTATAGCAGAGCCCTGGCTATAGCAGGGCTTGTATGATAGACGTATGGCATGACCAGCGCGCGTTACCAAATGTATTGTTACAAGGCTGTCTGAGCAGTatcaacggcagcagcccatACTATGTCGTCTAATCCCACCAtgacctcggcctcttctACTTCTCCTCGGTGTCCTCGCTTTTAGCCAGATCATGCTCCTTCAATAGGGCCGTGATCTCGTCTGCACTCCACAGCCGGTGGTAAATCTTGCCATCCTCGGTTTGTCCTACCGTCGCGAATTCAACTGCACCTGGTCAGAAAATGTCGCAAATTGAGGCTCCATACGGATCGAATGACGACCGCCACTTACTCTTCTCGCTGCTCAGCTTGGTCGAGTCCATTGTCTTGCTCAGCACCTTGACCGCCATGCCGCATGCCTCCTTGAGGGTGCAGTCCTCCTTGTAGTCCTGCTTGAGCAGGCTCTGCGCGCTGGCGTTGTTGGCACCGGCACTCGTGGCTTTCCAACCACCGTAGTTGCCCGACGGGTTGCTGAGGTACAGCTGGaactgccgccgcgggtCCCAGCCAGCGTAGATGAAGGAAACGCCAAACGGCCGCAGACCGCCGTGCTGTGTGTAGCCCTGCTTTAGGTCGCACAGCCGGCGGACCAGCTGCTCGCAAGGGATGTCTTCGTTGTAGGTGAGGAGGTAGCGCTGGGCGGCTTGCCGGGCGTAGTTGATGAGGATGTTGGCATCGGCGGtcatgccggcgacggcgcagatCATGTTGCTGAGGCACAGCGGGTGTCAGCTAATCGGCTCGTTTTGTGCTCCGCTTCTCTTCAAACCCATGCGTGCATGTCTTACTCGTTGAGAACGTagagcttctcggccgacGTGTCCTGCTCCAGCAGCTTCGACGTCACTttgcgctcggcggcgaggacgatgccgtccttggcgaggatgccaatggcggtgccggcgtGTGAGATGGCTTCCAGAGCGTACTCAACCTGATACAGGCGGCCCTCAGGCGAGAAGATGGTTGTCTGGGCGGGTCAGCGCGAGTGCCCCGTCATGGTGCCATGAGCTTGCGGGTTGCTGTACGTACTCTGGAATCGTAACGGCGAGACATGATTGCGGCTGCGAACGATTGCTGTGGGGGGGACGTTGCTTGTCCGTCAGAGGGAGAGTGCCACGCTTGAGCAACGACGGAAGTGTTGGCGGCCGAGATGGTGAAGCGTTGCGGGTTCACAGGCTTCAGACTGGAGATGTTGCAGGGCGGCGTCACTGGGTGGCAGGCGGTCGGAGCTCCAGGCACAGAGCTGCCGCGTAGCTTCACGGCCAGGCTGGGCCGGTCACGCTCCATTGGGACCGCGTGCAAGGCAGGTGGACCACCCTCAGTACATCTGTGCCGAAGTTCATCCGCTCCCGACCCTCGTCCCTGACAGACGTCGATGTGGGCAAGTGGGCCAGGCCAGGAAACGGCACGGAAAAACTTGGTGCCTCATCGGTCAGGTGTCTAGCACCTTCTGCGGGCAGCAATCTCGGCCCAGGACCTAGCCTGTCGCGTGCAGCTAATGCTGGCGGTGGGCATATTTGTCCAGCCCGTTAACTCCTACCGTGCCACATCTCACTCCTGCCATCTCCACCACCCAAACACAACCTGCCCAAAACCTCAGATTTCATCATTTCCTACCCACATCTCTCCATCTGCCCGCGCCACAGCAGCCATATTCTGTCGACCCCCGGCACGCAGCGTCACAACTGCCTTCTGTAGGGCGCTACCAGCAGTTTCGCCCCCGCGGAGCTTTTGAGGGACGGTTTCACGCGCCTGACGCGACGCCTACGTCAACGGCTCTGCTCGCGTACGAGGCTCAAGTTCGCCGTCTAGGCTTGAACTTTTGCGTCTCTCTTTTTGGCGCGTGTTGAGAGACATTTTGAAACGTGCGTCTGCCTGactggcgacgacgtcgtttGTTTCGAGGATTGGGGGATTCTGTCGCGCGTTTGGAATCGGACGTTCGCCACTATAGTCGTGATCTAGTGCAGTCTGCTTCGTAAAACCACATGTCCATCTGGCAGGACAGACAGGCTTTGTTTCCTCCGCAACAGTAGACAATCGGTCAAAGTCCACGCGACCCCTCCGGCACGTTTCCCATCACAGGCATCGCCATGTCTGGTAAGCGATCCACGTCCAGCTCACAGCCCtcgcgaggaggacgccgcACGCATACAGTCCTTTGGGGCGGCTGGAACGCGTTCAGCACAAGAGGAGCATTACTGACAAGGTCCGCGTCAACAGGCGAAGCAGAACCCCGGCGCTCCGTCCGGGCGACCAAGGGGCAGCACACGAAATCCtttgacgagctcgagcccgccgcgccaaaGCGACGACAGaccaagaagagcaagaaggcgctggagaaggagcagTCGCAGGAGCCGGACGAGGTGATACGGTGCGTCTGCGGTGCCAccgagcaggacgaggactCGGGCGAGGCCTGGATCTCGTGCGAGACGTGCTTCGTCTGGCAGCACAATGTCTGCGTCGGTGTGAGCTCCTTTGAGGACGAGATTCCCGAGAACTACTGGTGCGAGCGATGCCGACCTCAGGACCACAAGGAGCTCCTTGAGGGTatggcccgcggcgagaaGCCGTGGGAGGCCCGCCGCAAGGCTCACGAGCTGGAAGAGGCCGAGcgaaagaagaaaaagggcGGCAGGAAAGCCAAGGGCAAGAGAACTAGCGACCccaaggacgagctggacaaggagacgacgaggagcaagTCCAAGGCCTCACcgacgcccgacgccgccggacCCAAGGACAAGAAAGACGCCGCCCCGAAGCAGGTCAAGCGCAAGACTCGCGACGACTCGCACGACATGGACGGAAAGGTAAGACGACAGAAGACGCTTTTAGGCTATGAGGCAGCAGCTAACAGTGCACGGCAGTCTGCCAAGCTCAGACGAACATCGGATCGGGACGCCATCCCAGTGTCGTCGACCAAGTACACGCCGCCGAACGACCTGGCGACGTCTGTGACGACGCTCCCTGGACAGCGAGTTGGcccggccaaggcgctcaagaagTCGTTGACACACGTCATCACAGCCATGGTCAAGAAGCAGGAGCTTGAGGtccccgaggacgagacaGAAGATAACATGGCGGAAAAATACGCGCTGCAGATCGAGCGTGCTGTGTTCGACACACACCCGGTGGCCAACGGGAACAAGGAGTACAGCCAGCAGATAAAATCGCTGGCGTTCAACCTCAAGAACAATCCCGAGATATGCCGCGGCCTGGTGGACGGCGTGCACTCTCCCACGACCCTCGCCGTTATGACGTCGGAGCAGCTCGCGTCGGCGGAGCTCCAGCGTCAGACGGCCGAGATGCGAGCAAAGGCCGAGAAGCAGTCGATCCTGTACACGCAGGATACGGGTCCGCGGGTGCGCCGGACGCacaagggcgaggaggtggtggaggacgAGAGCGTCATCAATGACGCGCCGATGCCCATGGCgggaggccctcgacgaggcggcaccacggcgggggcggctggcgacCGACAGTCGCCCACGGTGAAGCGCGAGTCGGTGAGCGGTGAGGCaggggccaggccgccgtctcagggaggaggaggaggagatggcggcggacaGTCCCCGACACAGTCCAATTTCGACATCAAAAAGGTCTTTTCGACGGTCAAGTCTCCAACGGCAGCGCACAATCGGCGGCCATCAGCGCCGGCCGTCCACACCAACGGGCCGGGCTTCGACCCGGACGTGGAccggctgctgcaggacgagACCGAGTCACCACCGTACTCGCCGACGGAGGAGTCGCACGACCCAGACGTGGTGTGGAAGGGTTCGCTAGCAATGAGCTCCATCGCCGACTTCGCGGCGACCGCCAagcacgtcggcggcgccgattTTAGCAACTTTGGCCCATGGTCCAAGCTGATACCCAAGCGCATGACGGTCGCGGGCCGCATTCAGCAGCAGAAGGCCATCGAGTACCTGTGCAGCCTGCGGTACAGCAATCTGACCGATATTatcgtcgtcagcatcgCCCCCGCATCGGCCGACTCGCGGTCCGAGTtcaacgccctcgtcgactaCTTCCTCAGTAAGGGTCGGTATGGCGTTGTGGGCGACAAGGTGGCCGGCAACGTGCGCGACACGTACCTTGTGCCCGTTCCcgcgggcgatgacgagcatCCCGAGTTCATGCtcaacctcgtcgacaacCACATCCCCAAGTCGCGCGCGGAGCCTATGTTGCTGGCCGTGTTCGTGTACCGCAACGACCCGGAACAGCTTCGCCAGGCGCAGGAGGCTTCGGCCATGCAGGCGCTGCACcacgcggcggcatcgcccacgcccgcgtccgcgGCGTACGGAAGCCAGCGCAGCAACTCGACGTCTGGACCAGCCTTTTCCCCAGCGACGCCCCAAGGCCCGTTTGCGCAACAGAGCTTCTCGCCTGGGCAGTCTGTGTCGGCCCATTCTGCAACGCCGGTACCCATCCCGCAGCCGCCTCACACAGCGcgaccagcggcggcccctCCACAGGGAggcccatcaccaccgactGGGGCTGGCGTGCCGACGACACCGAGCCTGAGCCAGTCGCCGCCTACAGAGGAACAAAAGGTGCAGATGCAGAAGGAAGGACAAGCCATGGCGGCTGAGGTGCTAGGCCCGGTATTCATCGCAGTGCCGACGGTGCAGTTCATCCTGCCGCAGGCTTTCCAGATGTCGCGGCGCGAATGGGAAGTGGTGCGTGGCATCTACGAGCGcgagccgcgcgcgcgcgaggatCTACAGTACCTGGGTGCGCTCCTCGAGAAGCAGAGCGCAGACCAGCGCGCGGAGTctggcggtgcggcggcg from Purpureocillium takamizusanense chromosome 3, complete sequence includes:
- the PRE9 gene encoding Proteasome endopeptidase complex (COG:O~MEROPS:MER0000554~EggNog:ENOG503NVH4); the encoded protein is MSRRYDSRTTIFSPEGRLYQVEYALEAISHAGTAIGILAKDGIVLAAERKVTSKLLEQDTSAEKLYVLNDNMICAVAGMTADANILINYARQAAQRYLLTYNEDIPCEQLVRRLCDLKQGYTQHGGLRPFGVSFIYAGWDPRRQFQLYLSNPSGNYGGWKATSAGANNASAQSLLKQDYKEDCTLKEACGMAVKVLSKTMDSTKLSSEKIEFATVGQTEDGKIYHRLWSADEITALLKEHDLAKSEDTEEK
- the BYE1 gene encoding Transcription factor bye1 (COG:K~EggNog:ENOG503NZY1), which codes for MSGKRSTSSSQPSRGGRRTHTVLWGGWNAFSTRGALLTRSASTGEAEPRRSVRATKGQHTKSFDELEPAAPKRRQTKKSKKALEKEQSQEPDEVIRCVCGATEQDEDSGEAWISCETCFVWQHNVCVGVSSFEDEIPENYWCERCRPQDHKELLEGMARGEKPWEARRKAHELEEAERKKKKGGRKAKGKRTSDPKDELDKETTRSKSKASPTPDAAGPKDKKDAAPKQVKRKTRDDSHDMDGKSAKLRRTSDRDAIPVSSTKYTPPNDLATSVTTLPGQRVGPAKALKKSLTHVITAMVKKQELEVPEDETEDNMAEKYALQIERAVFDTHPVANGNKEYSQQIKSLAFNLKNNPEICRGLVDGVHSPTTLAVMTSEQLASAELQRQTAEMRAKAEKQSILYTQDTGPRVRRTHKGEEVVEDESVINDAPMPMAGGPRRGGTTAGAAGDRQSPTVKRESVSGEAGARPPSQGGGGGDGGGQSPTQSNFDIKKVFSTVKSPTAAHNRRPSAPAVHTNGPGFDPDVDRLLQDETESPPYSPTEESHDPDVVWKGSLAMSSIADFAATAKHVGGADFSNFGPWSKLIPKRMTVAGRIQQQKAIEYLCSLRYSNLTDIIVVSIAPASADSRSEFNALVDYFLSKGRYGVVGDKVAGNVRDTYLVPVPAGDDEHPEFMLNLVDNHIPKSRAEPMLLAVFVYRNDPEQLRQAQEASAMQALHHAAASPTPASAAYGSQRSNSTSGPAFSPATPQGPFAQQSFSPGQSVSAHSATPVPIPQPPHTARPAAAPPQGGPSPPTGAGVPTTPSLSQSPPTEEQKVQMQKEGQAMAAEVLGPVFIAVPTVQFILPQAFQMSRREWEVVRGIYEREPRAREDLQYLGALLEKQSADQRAESGGAAAAPTATAAATSMAARKAA
- a CDS encoding uncharacterized protein (EggNog:ENOG503NW3V~COG:I~TransMembrane:6 (i33-54o74-97i109-130o182-201i213-230o236-256i)), giving the protein MAPVRANSGSGSRPAAPTSSLGRIWRNTHAPDYVGFLVLLAAWIVIVSLVTPFHRMFFINDLTISYPHAEHERVSVPMNFVYALFVPLGVLIAFNIARRSPFAKHEATYLPFLISITLTSVLTDIVKNAVGRPRPDLLARCAPAPGTKPDVLVTIDVCTATPRDGHALQDGWRSFPSGHSSFSFAGLGFLSLFLAGQLRVFRYAAGGRDLSRALLCLTPLVGAALIAISRCEDYRHDVYDVCVGSALGMAVAYWSYRRHWPRLSAATCDEPYPPPSAETRSPAWHRVRDEEEGVDVGHDYELEHVPSARG